A window from Anoplolepis gracilipes chromosome 15, ASM4749672v1, whole genome shotgun sequence encodes these proteins:
- the LOC140673752 gene encoding protein lifeguard 1 isoform X3 has protein sequence MAYPMQSDDADIEELQRIPQTIQGPPQLPPLIKGQKLKSGPYTITVTDEMMAQRERENLELYKAWVREQRRRHILPEESANEYLGDFKEAAIRRSFIRKVFCLLTLQLTFTILVISVFMFVYEAQLFMILHWYLWIVAMVFFIVAYCAVSCSVHARRTPPYNYICLILLTLGMSYLAAFVSVFYSIEVILIVMGMTAVVTTIIALVATFSKYLYFDVQTIMGGRRIELGPDEVVFAATQIYVDIVLLYQYLLMFMGFFHR, from the exons ATGGCCTATCCAATGCAGTCCGACGACGCTGATATCGAGGAACTGCAACGGATTCCACAGACCATCCAAGGTCCTCCACAGTTACCACCGTTAATCAAAGGACAGAAATTGAAGAGT GGACCGTATACCATCACGGTGACTGATGAAATGATGGCACAGAGGGAAAGGGAGAACCTAGAACTGTACAAAGCATGGGTACGAGAACAGCGTCGGAGACACATATTACCCGAAGAGAGTGCTAATGAATACCTTGGCGACTTCAAGGAGGCCGCGATCAGGCGGAGTTTTATCCGCAAGGTCTTTTGTCTTCTTACCTTGCAATTGACATTCACCATTCTCGTCATATCTGTCTTTATGTTCGT ATACGAAGCACAGTTGTTTATGATACTGCACTGGTACCTGTGGATCGTCGCCAT GGTCTTCTTCATCGTCGCTTATTGTGCTGTCTCTTGTTCTGTACACGCCAGACGAACACCTCCGTACAATTACATATGCCTGATCCTGCtg ACGCTAGGAATGTCGTACTTGGCCGCCTTCGTCTCTGTGTTTTATAGCATCGAAGTAATTCTTATCGTTATGGGTATGACCGCAGTCGTCACTACAATAATAGCTCTTGTAGCAACGTTCTCCAAG TATTTGTACTTTGACGTCCAGACAATTATGGGTGGACGCAGAATAGAATTGGGTCCCGACGAAGTCGTCTTCGCAGCTACACAGATTTACGTTGATATCGTACTGTTATATCAGTACTTATTGATGTTTATGGGATTCTTTCATCGATAA
- the LOC140673752 gene encoding protein lifeguard 1 isoform X1 — protein sequence MAYPMQSDDADIEELQRIPQTIQGPPQLPPLIKGQKLKSGPYTITVTDEMMAQRERENLELYKAWVREQRRRHILPEESANEYLGDFKEAAIRRSFIRKVFCLLTLQLTFTILVISVFMFVYEAQLFMILHWYLWIVAMVFFIVAYCAVSCSVHARRTPPYNYICLILLTLGMSYLAAFVSVFYSIEVILIVMGMTAVVTTIIALVATFSKFDLTMRPGLLMVIGLVAIVSIFTVLIIFLFTHIMILRLIIAIIGTLILCMYLYFDVQTIMGGRRIELGPDEVVFAATQIYVDIVLLYQYLLMFMGFFHR from the exons ATGGCCTATCCAATGCAGTCCGACGACGCTGATATCGAGGAACTGCAACGGATTCCACAGACCATCCAAGGTCCTCCACAGTTACCACCGTTAATCAAAGGACAGAAATTGAAGAGT GGACCGTATACCATCACGGTGACTGATGAAATGATGGCACAGAGGGAAAGGGAGAACCTAGAACTGTACAAAGCATGGGTACGAGAACAGCGTCGGAGACACATATTACCCGAAGAGAGTGCTAATGAATACCTTGGCGACTTCAAGGAGGCCGCGATCAGGCGGAGTTTTATCCGCAAGGTCTTTTGTCTTCTTACCTTGCAATTGACATTCACCATTCTCGTCATATCTGTCTTTATGTTCGT ATACGAAGCACAGTTGTTTATGATACTGCACTGGTACCTGTGGATCGTCGCCAT GGTCTTCTTCATCGTCGCTTATTGTGCTGTCTCTTGTTCTGTACACGCCAGACGAACACCTCCGTACAATTACATATGCCTGATCCTGCtg ACGCTAGGAATGTCGTACTTGGCCGCCTTCGTCTCTGTGTTTTATAGCATCGAAGTAATTCTTATCGTTATGGGTATGACCGCAGTCGTCACTACAATAATAGCTCTTGTAGCAACGTTCTCCAAG ttCGACCTGACAATGAGACCGGGCTTACTAATGGTGATTGGGTTGGTTGCGATCGTATCTATTTTTACGGTGTTAATAATCTTCCTGTTCACCCACATAATGATTTTACGTCTGATAATCGCTATCATTGGAACATTAATACTCTGCATG TATTTGTACTTTGACGTCCAGACAATTATGGGTGGACGCAGAATAGAATTGGGTCCCGACGAAGTCGTCTTCGCAGCTACACAGATTTACGTTGATATCGTACTGTTATATCAGTACTTATTGATGTTTATGGGATTCTTTCATCGATAA
- the LOC140673752 gene encoding protein lifeguard 1 isoform X2, translating into MMAQRERENLELYKAWVREQRRRHILPEESANEYLGDFKEAAIRRSFIRKVFCLLTLQLTFTILVISVFMFVYEAQLFMILHWYLWIVAMVFFIVAYCAVSCSVHARRTPPYNYICLILLTLGMSYLAAFVSVFYSIEVILIVMGMTAVVTTIIALVATFSKFDLTMRPGLLMVIGLVAIVSIFTVLIIFLFTHIMILRLIIAIIGTLILCMYLYFDVQTIMGGRRIELGPDEVVFAATQIYVDIVLLYQYLLMFMGFFHR; encoded by the exons ATGATGGCACAGAGGGAAAGGGAGAACCTAGAACTGTACAAAGCATGGGTACGAGAACAGCGTCGGAGACACATATTACCCGAAGAGAGTGCTAATGAATACCTTGGCGACTTCAAGGAGGCCGCGATCAGGCGGAGTTTTATCCGCAAGGTCTTTTGTCTTCTTACCTTGCAATTGACATTCACCATTCTCGTCATATCTGTCTTTATGTTCGT ATACGAAGCACAGTTGTTTATGATACTGCACTGGTACCTGTGGATCGTCGCCAT GGTCTTCTTCATCGTCGCTTATTGTGCTGTCTCTTGTTCTGTACACGCCAGACGAACACCTCCGTACAATTACATATGCCTGATCCTGCtg ACGCTAGGAATGTCGTACTTGGCCGCCTTCGTCTCTGTGTTTTATAGCATCGAAGTAATTCTTATCGTTATGGGTATGACCGCAGTCGTCACTACAATAATAGCTCTTGTAGCAACGTTCTCCAAG ttCGACCTGACAATGAGACCGGGCTTACTAATGGTGATTGGGTTGGTTGCGATCGTATCTATTTTTACGGTGTTAATAATCTTCCTGTTCACCCACATAATGATTTTACGTCTGATAATCGCTATCATTGGAACATTAATACTCTGCATG TATTTGTACTTTGACGTCCAGACAATTATGGGTGGACGCAGAATAGAATTGGGTCCCGACGAAGTCGTCTTCGCAGCTACACAGATTTACGTTGATATCGTACTGTTATATCAGTACTTATTGATGTTTATGGGATTCTTTCATCGATAA